The genomic interval AGCCCCTGGCCGAAGGGCAGTTGCTGGAACACCGCCGGCATCGTCATGAAGGTAAGGCCGGGTCCCGAGGCGGGATCGATGCCGGTCGCCGCCAGCACAGGGAAGATCATCAGGCCCGCCAGCACGGCGATCAGGCTCGCCAGCAGCACCACCCAGAGGCTGGAGCGGCCCACCCCTTCGCTGGAGGGCAGGTAGGCGCCGTAGGTGGTGTGAATGCCGAGGCCAATGGAGAGGGAGAAGAAGGCCAGCCCCATGGCGTCAAGCACCCCGGACATGCCGAGCTTGCTGAAGTCCGGCATCAGGAAGTGGCGCACCCCGGCCATGGCATTGGGCAGGGTGAGGCCGAAGGCCACCAGCATCAGGATCATGATGAAGAGGGCCGGCATCATCCAGCGCAGGGTGCGCTCCACCCCCTTCTGCACCCCACCCTGCACGAACCACCAGGTGAGGGCGGCGAACAGCAGGTGGGTCAGCACCGGCCAGAGCGGATCCCCGACGTAGTCGTTGAAGCGGGCGGTCAGCGCAGCGCCGTCCCCCTGCCGCAACTCTCCCGCCAGCGCCATGCCGGTGTAACCCAGGGTCCAGCCCCCCACCACGCAGTAGAAGCTGAAGATGAGCAGGCTGCACAGCAAGCCCATGGCACCGACCCAGCGCCAGCGCTTGCCCATCAACTCACCGAAGGCCCCCACCACCCCGCGCCGGGTCAGGCTGCCGAGCAGTGTCTCCCCCATCAGCACCGCCACCCCCAGGGTGAAGCTGAACAGCAGGAACACCAGCAGGAAGGCGCCGCCACCGTTGGCGGCGGTCACATAGGGGAACTTCCAGATGGCGCCGAGACCGACCGCCGAACCTGCGGCGGCCAGGATATAACCGAGCCGGGATGACCATTGGGACTGCTTCATGGGAACTCCAATCGAGGGGCCCGCCTGCGGGGCCCGAGAAATGGCGCTCAGAGTACGCCCGGGGGCGCGCAATCACTCGGCGAATATCCGTCTTAAAACTGCCTTATTGGCATAAGTTGCCAATAAAATTCGGATAACCAACCAATCGTGCCGCAAAATAAAAACCGGAGCATTTTTGCTCCGGTTCTTGCTGTCATGAGTGTGCGTTTTGGGACTAGATGACCCCCAGCTCCCGCAGCCGCTCCATCAGGTAGCTGTGGGCTGTGTGACGCTCGGAGAGCACCACGTCCGGGCGCGGGTGCAGGAACAGCGGCAAGGAGATGCGGGACTTGCTGACGCTGCCGCCGGTCGGGTTGATGACGCGGTGGGTGGTGGAGGGGTAGTAGCCGTGGGAGGCCTCCTGCAGCATGTCACCTATGTTGATGATGAGGGTGCCAAAGTCGCAAGGCACATCCATCCACTCCCCGTCAGAGCCCTTCACCTGCAGGCCGGGCTCGCTCGCGGCGGGCAGTATGGTCAGCAGATTGATGTCTTCATGGGCGGCGGCGCGGATGGCCCCCGGCGCCTCTGTGCCGTCGAACGGCGGATAGTGCAGCACCCGCAGCAGGGTCTTCTGGCTCTCTTCGATCATGGAAGAGAGCGGGCAGCTGTAGCGGGCGGCGATGTCCGCCGGGGTGTATTGCTCCACCCAGGAGAGCAGCTCGGCGGCGAGATCGTTGGCGAGGCGGTAGTACTCCATCGCCTGGGCCCTCAGCTCTTCCGGCATCTGGCCCCAGGGGTAGAGGTGGAAGTACTCCTTGATGTCCTTCTGGGTGTTGCCCTTGGCCACCTCGGACACCGAGGGCGGGAAGTAGCCGTCCTGGGTCTCGCGGTTGAACAGGAAATCCTGCTTCTGCTCGCTCATGAAGAAGCGATACCAGTTGTCATAGATGGACTGCACCAGCTCCTTCGGGATGGGGTGGTGGGTCAGCACCCCGAAGCCGGTGGTGCGCAGGGATTCGGTGAAGCGCTCGGCCGCGTCGGGGGAGCG from Aeromonas rivipollensis carries:
- a CDS encoding sodium-dependent transporter, with product MKQSQWSSRLGYILAAAGSAVGLGAIWKFPYVTAANGGGAFLLVFLLFSFTLGVAVLMGETLLGSLTRRGVVGAFGELMGKRWRWVGAMGLLCSLLIFSFYCVVGGWTLGYTGMALAGELRQGDGAALTARFNDYVGDPLWPVLTHLLFAALTWWFVQGGVQKGVERTLRWMMPALFIMILMLVAFGLTLPNAMAGVRHFLMPDFSKLGMSGVLDAMGLAFFSLSIGLGIHTTYGAYLPSSEGVGRSSLWVVLLASLIAVLAGLMIFPVLAATGIDPASGPGLTFMTMPAVFQQLPFGQGLAVVFFALLVVAALSSAISLLEHLQCFLAESLGWSRRAACSLITALVMAGGIPVSLSFGPWAQVILFGKNIFELLDFVTSNLMMPLFGLALTLLLGWQLGLRALPQGLAPHWRALLMGCWRWLAPLLIGGILVRGLL
- a CDS encoding isopenicillin N synthase family dioxygenase: MKVLTVDYRSPDAAERFTESLRTTGFGVLTHHPIPKELVQSIYDNWYRFFMSEQKQDFLFNRETQDGYFPPSVSEVAKGNTQKDIKEYFHLYPWGQMPEELRAQAMEYYRLANDLAAELLSWVEQYTPADIAARYSCPLSSMIEESQKTLLRVLHYPPFDGTEAPGAIRAAAHEDINLLTILPAASEPGLQVKGSDGEWMDVPCDFGTLIINIGDMLQEASHGYYPSTTHRVINPTGGSVSKSRISLPLFLHPRPDVVLSERHTAHSYLMERLRELGVI